One segment of Neobacillus endophyticus DNA contains the following:
- a CDS encoding helix-turn-helix transcriptional regulator: MVVVTYKIGKCLLSVHLQKKRMSQQELADRVGKTKQTISRYVKNQSIMSYEAAVNIAAELNCEMEDLYEIIKV; the protein is encoded by the coding sequence ATGGTAGTGGTGACTTACAAAATCGGTAAGTGCCTACTCTCTGTCCATTTACAAAAGAAACGAATGTCGCAACAAGAACTAGCTGATCGTGTCGGAAAGACAAAGCAAACGATTTCAAGATATGTAAAAAACCAGTCGATTATGTCTTACGAAGCAGCGGTTAATATTGCGGCAGAACTAAATTGTGAAATGGAAGACCTTTATGAAATCATAAAAGTCTAA
- a CDS encoding Na+/H+ antiporter NhaC family protein, with protein sequence MNLQITPIRVFILFLTTFIGVASSVTFHFPLVIGFLPGYLVLVRIAKLAKFSWKQIMKISLLGIYKTRIVIIILFLVSFLLPSWYLSETIDQMVKTALMFITPTHFFVLSFLSAMIVSLLLGTTVGTLSAIGVPILGTAMVLHLPLGMAAGALVSGAFVGDRTSPFSSSHQLMAHTVEIPIHNQGKAMLLTSVIAVGCCFCFYGCLDLWISSHAPMHLKSIEWSGFTWSNFIPPLILILMVVCRISIIYGFLSSILSAAMLAILNHISILRIATSFWSGIPSLGGGLVHMYELLLFLALAGAFNGLLEELHVIQPYLDKWMQTSRSLTDDTFKTIIATLIISLIAANQTLPIILTGRSFLPHWSSKYGREELVRVMGDSTMLFPGIVPWSVLAIMCSTIMGVQLFTYLPFALFLWVLPFVTLAVSKVKQIRKDKSRRLTPA encoded by the coding sequence ATGAATTTACAGATTACTCCTATTCGAGTTTTCATTCTGTTTTTGACAACCTTTATCGGGGTTGCCAGCTCAGTGACTTTCCATTTTCCGCTTGTTATTGGTTTCCTTCCAGGTTACCTGGTATTAGTAAGAATTGCGAAATTAGCAAAATTTTCATGGAAACAGATCATGAAGATTAGTTTATTGGGAATCTATAAAACTCGAATTGTGATTATTATTTTGTTTCTTGTTAGTTTTTTACTGCCATCTTGGTATCTTTCAGAGACGATTGACCAGATGGTAAAGACAGCCTTAATGTTCATTACACCCACGCATTTTTTCGTTCTTTCCTTCCTTTCTGCTATGATTGTATCCTTGCTGCTTGGTACGACCGTCGGAACGTTAAGTGCAATTGGTGTTCCGATTTTGGGGACTGCCATGGTTCTTCATCTTCCTCTGGGAATGGCAGCAGGCGCTTTAGTTTCAGGAGCCTTTGTAGGTGACAGGACTTCACCATTTTCTAGTTCTCACCAACTGATGGCACATACTGTTGAAATCCCTATTCATAACCAGGGGAAAGCCATGCTGTTAACATCCGTGATAGCGGTTGGATGTTGTTTTTGTTTTTATGGCTGCTTGGATCTATGGATATCATCCCATGCTCCCATGCATTTGAAATCAATTGAATGGAGCGGATTTACATGGAGCAACTTTATACCTCCGCTCATTTTAATCCTAATGGTAGTTTGCCGTATAAGTATTATTTATGGATTCCTTTCCAGTATTTTATCTGCTGCGATGCTGGCCATTCTAAACCATATATCTATATTAAGAATTGCCACTTCCTTTTGGAGCGGAATTCCCAGTCTTGGTGGTGGATTGGTTCATATGTATGAATTACTTCTGTTTTTAGCATTAGCAGGTGCCTTTAATGGCCTCTTGGAAGAGTTGCATGTTATTCAGCCATATCTGGATAAATGGATGCAAACATCCCGTTCTTTAACAGATGATACATTTAAAACAATTATTGCGACGCTTATTATTAGTTTAATAGCAGCAAACCAAACCTTACCCATTATCTTAACAGGCAGATCTTTTCTTCCCCATTGGTCCAGTAAATACGGAAGGGAAGAGCTGGTGCGGGTCATGGGAGATTCGACGATGTTGTTTCCTGGGATCGTTCCATGGAGTGTTCTCGCGATTATGTGCAGTACCATTATGGGGGTCCAGTTATTTACCTATTTGCCCTTTGCGTTATTTTTATGGGTTCTGCCATTTGTTACCTTGGCCGTATCTAAAGTAAAGCAAATACGTAAAGATAAATCCCGCCGCCTCACTCCTGCATAA
- a CDS encoding tyrosine-type recombinase/integrase — protein sequence MASIQKLSNGWRYRVSYKDGEKYKTKTQGGFRTKRECELAAAELEKKLHVGHDITAGDQLFSEYMRNWFEVYKKGKHSPANDSVIELAVKLVEQYFVGVKLKELTRDMYQRFLNDFAETHATGTVKNRHIYIKSCIKNAIEDGVITKDPTYKAVIKGKKEDKVEELKFLNFEEVKSLVNETKKEIHPKFIAGYIILFAITTGARIGEIIGLTWDCVNFENQTITINKTWDYKYTNDFSSTKNYASMRTITIDKETCDLLKTLKNIQNKNAMLTGFRNTKNLCFVNSFMEVIHPKSVNKALKKLCKKSSVSEITLHGLRHTHASMLLYQGINVKYVSRRLGHGDIVTTLQTYSHILDEMEQKESRHVDETMHQLFDVK from the coding sequence ATGGCTAGCATCCAGAAATTAAGCAATGGTTGGAGGTATAGAGTTTCTTATAAAGACGGAGAGAAATACAAAACGAAAACTCAAGGAGGCTTTAGAACAAAACGAGAGTGTGAGCTTGCAGCTGCTGAGCTCGAGAAGAAATTGCACGTTGGACATGATATAACTGCTGGAGATCAGCTTTTTTCGGAATACATGCGTAATTGGTTTGAGGTATATAAAAAAGGGAAGCACAGCCCAGCAAATGATTCTGTCATTGAACTTGCTGTTAAATTGGTTGAACAATATTTTGTGGGAGTAAAGCTGAAGGAACTGACTAGAGATATGTATCAACGCTTTTTAAATGATTTTGCGGAAACTCATGCGACAGGAACGGTGAAAAACAGACATATTTATATTAAATCATGCATTAAAAATGCGATTGAAGATGGAGTTATTACAAAAGATCCAACTTACAAAGCAGTTATTAAAGGGAAAAAAGAGGATAAAGTCGAGGAACTAAAATTTTTAAATTTCGAAGAAGTGAAATCCCTTGTAAATGAAACTAAAAAAGAAATACATCCTAAATTTATTGCTGGCTATATTATTCTTTTTGCAATTACGACCGGAGCTAGAATTGGCGAGATAATCGGTTTAACTTGGGATTGTGTGAATTTTGAAAATCAAACAATTACTATAAATAAAACGTGGGATTATAAATATACAAATGATTTTTCAAGCACTAAAAATTATGCATCTATGCGCACTATCACCATCGATAAAGAAACTTGTGATTTATTAAAAACCTTGAAAAATATACAAAATAAAAATGCTATGCTAACAGGTTTTCGAAATACAAAAAATCTGTGTTTTGTTAATTCATTTATGGAAGTAATACATCCAAAATCCGTAAATAAAGCATTAAAAAAATTATGCAAAAAATCCAGCGTTTCAGAAATTACACTTCATGGTTTAAGACATACCCATGCATCTATGCTACTTTATCAAGGAATAAATGTTAAATATGTATCTAGACGATTAGGACACGGAGATATCGTCACCACTTTACAAACTTATTCCCATATCCTCGATGAAATGGAGCAAAAAGAATCGCGGCATGTTGACGAAACAATGCATCAGCTATTTGATGTGAAATAA
- a CDS encoding YitT family protein, whose protein sequence is MVKKLAVIGFGSTMIGIGINGFILPFHLINGGFFGISLLLNYLWGLKAGITFIILNIPVYLFAFKSNPLYFYNGLMGAVISGMMLEILVPLNGTIQLPIMSSVIIGAFIIGIGVGVMLRAHVSPGGMDLLALLLAKWSNVNVGVILLAIDAVIITIGLLTLQEPRLFYSLLVVSIVGLLASIITFLKSVKFYMN, encoded by the coding sequence ATGGTAAAAAAATTAGCCGTTATTGGATTTGGCAGCACCATGATTGGGATTGGGATTAACGGGTTCATTCTTCCGTTTCATTTAATCAATGGCGGATTTTTTGGCATCAGTTTATTGCTAAATTACTTATGGGGTTTGAAGGCAGGAATTACCTTTATCATTCTGAATATTCCTGTTTATCTTTTTGCTTTTAAATCGAATCCGTTGTACTTTTATAATGGGTTGATGGGCGCTGTTATTTCTGGAATGATGCTTGAAATATTGGTGCCGCTAAACGGGACAATTCAATTACCGATCATGAGCAGTGTGATTATTGGCGCTTTTATTATTGGAATCGGGGTTGGCGTTATGCTGCGGGCACATGTCAGTCCCGGCGGAATGGATTTACTGGCCCTGTTGCTGGCTAAATGGTCAAATGTTAATGTAGGTGTCATCCTGTTAGCCATTGATGCTGTCATTATTACAATAGGGCTATTAACATTGCAGGAACCAAGGCTTTTTTACTCATTGTTAGTTGTTTCTATTGTTGGGCTGTTGGCAAGTATCATAACTTTTCTAAAAAGTGTGAAATTTTATATGAATTAA